Proteins found in one Alicyclobacillus cycloheptanicus genomic segment:
- a CDS encoding methyltransferase family protein produces MAHFMRHGALFWLLFWIWLVLEIAFAARARRLRTNGTRRTYRDRGSAAAIVLGMYVLLAITFWFASNRFGFLPVWTRWVGLVLMASGIVIRFSAIRQLGRFFSPLVNVAEDQQIIQTGWYRHIRHPAYTGGWITAVGIALSLRTWWGAVLCGVGLFLLYLYRIHVEEQALVDHFGEPYRSYMKRTKRMFPGVW; encoded by the coding sequence ATGGCACATTTCATGAGGCACGGCGCCCTGTTTTGGTTGTTGTTCTGGATTTGGTTAGTGCTTGAGATCGCTTTCGCAGCCCGCGCCCGCCGCCTTCGTACAAATGGTACGAGGAGGACGTACCGTGATCGCGGTTCAGCCGCTGCAATCGTGCTGGGGATGTATGTCCTCTTGGCCATCACGTTTTGGTTTGCCAGTAATCGATTTGGTTTCCTGCCTGTCTGGACACGTTGGGTCGGTTTGGTGCTGATGGCTTCAGGCATCGTGATTCGGTTCTCTGCAATTCGTCAACTGGGCCGATTCTTCTCCCCGCTTGTAAACGTTGCGGAAGACCAGCAGATCATACAGACGGGCTGGTATCGACACATCCGTCATCCTGCTTATACGGGTGGCTGGATTACAGCCGTTGGCATCGCATTGTCTCTCCGGACGTGGTGGGGGGCAGTATTATGCGGAGTTGGCTTGTTTCTCCTCTATCTGTACCGGATTCACGTGGAAGAGCAAGCGTTGGTTGACCACTTTGGAGAGCCGTATCGGTCGTACATGAAACGAACAAAGCGCATGTTCCCAGGCGTGTGGTGA